The Kribbella jejuensis region TTGCGGTCGCCCGACCCGGTCGTACGGGATCGGCAGGCCTACTCGACGCTCGCGACCTGGATCGGGCGTGGAGTGCTGCCGGAGCAGGAGCTGCGGGAGCTCGGCGACACGATGGTGCCGCGGTTCGCGGACACCGAGCTGCAGGCGCGAACGTTCGCGCCACTGATCCTGGACGCGATCGTGACGGCCGGGGTGTTCGAGCCGTCGTGGGTGCCGCCGTTCGAGCGGTGGTACGTCGCCGAGGACGACCTGCGCGGGTACGACGAGAAGCTCGGCTGGCTGCACGCGGTCGCGCACGGGGCGGACCTGCTCGGCACGCTCGGGCTGCATCCGGCGGTCGAGCCGGTCCAGATGCTCCGGCTCGGGATCGGGCGGTTGCTGACGCCCACGCCGTACGTGCTGCGCGACATGGAGGACGACCGGCTCGGGTACGCGCTCGCGGCGACGCTGACCCGCGAGGACCTGACCGGTACCGACGCGACCGACTGGCTCGACCCGGCGATCCGGGCGCTGTCGGATCCACCGGCCGAAGGGATCACGCCGGAAGTCACCAACACGATCCGGACGCTGCGGGTGGTGTACGTGCTTGCGGAGCACGGACTCCGGGTCGGTGATGCGAAGAAACTCACACGGATCCCGCAACGCGAACAGGTCAAGACAAAGCTCGCGGAGGTGTTCCGGACCGTCACGCCGTACTATCTCTGAGCTCGATGTCGTCGTAGGCAACAAAGGGTGTGTCTCCCGATCCCACGCCTACTGCGCGGCACTCGGCGGGCACCTCGCCGCACTGGAGGGAAGGGAACGATGAAACCACATCGACCCCTCCCCTCCAGCACGGCGAGGCACTCCGCCGAGCACCTGCTCGCTACGGCGTGGGATCGGGAGACACACCCTCCCGGTGGCGGACGGCGCATCCGACTTTCGTCTGGGATTCCCCTGAATCCTCCCCGAGGAACGGCATGTCGCGGTCCAGGGCGGAGTACAGGTGGTGTCAGCTGGCAGTGGAGGCCCGGTCCGTGACAAGGTTCTTTGCTGGCAATTCCATGGCCCCCTCCCATGGTGGTGCCAACGCCACTACCCGAGTAGTGCCAACACCATCAGTTCTGGTCCCTGGCGACGTTAACTTTGAGCACAAGAGCCGTTCGGGGGCGCAGTCGAGAGAGGGCGCGTAGAAGTCATGGTTGCGACATACCTGAAGCGTTGGGTCGGCAGCCGGATCCTCAACAGGAGCACCCGCAAGGGTGGTCTCGACCTGTCGAAGATGCGGATGTTCCCCAGCTCGGTCTCGATGCCGCTGCGCCGGCACGGGCTGGACCCGGTGCCGGAGCTCGCCGCCGTCCGGGAGACCGAGCCGGTGCACAAGCTGGCCCATCTGTTCGGGCTGAACATCTGGGTGGTGAGCGGGCATGCCGAGGCCAAGTACGTCCTGTCCAACGAGGAGGACTACAGCCACGACATCCGCCCGCTGGTCGGGTCCGACCCGAACAAGCCGTCCGAGGGGATCGGCGGACTCGGGTTCACCGACCCGCCGGACCACACCCGGCTGCGCAAGCTGCTGACGCCGGAGTTCACCAAGCGCAAGCTGGCCCGGCTGGAGCCGGCGATCGAGAAGATCGTCAACGACCAGCTCGACCTGATGGACGCCAAGGGTCCGGTCGCCGACATCGTCTCGGACTTCGCGTTCAACGTGCCGTTCCTGCTGATCGCGGACCTGCTCGGGGTCGAGGAGCAGGACCGCGACCGGTTCCGCGCGCTCGGTCCGGCCCGCTTCGACATGTCCGGTGGTGGGATCGGGCTGTTCGGTTCGGCGTCGGAGTCGCGCGAGTTCCTGTTCGAGATCGTCCGCAAGCAGCGCGCGAACCCGGGCGAGGGGCTGATCGGGTCGATCATCCGCGACAAGGGCGACGACATCGACGACGTCGAGCTCGGCGGGCTCGCGGACGGCGTGTTCCTGGGCGGGTACGAGACGTCGGCCAGCATGCTCGCGCTCGGCACGCTGGTGCTGCTGCGCGACCCGGAGAACTTCGAGCGGATCCGGAACGAGCCGGGCGCGGTCGACGTGATCGTCGACGAGCTGCTCCGGTACCTGACCGTCGTACAGGTGGCGTTCCCGCGGTTCGCGCGACACGACCACGAGCTGTTCGGGCAGCAGGTGAAGAAGGGTGACCTGGTCGCGGTGTCGCTGTCCGGCGCGGACCGCGACAAGGGCGTCTTCGGGGCGGACGCCGAGGACTTCTACCCGCGTCGTACCGTCTCGTCCGCGCACCTCGCCTTCGGCCACGGCATGCACCGCTGCGTCGGCGCCGAACTCGCCCGGATGGAGCTCCGCGCCGCCTTCACCGCGCTCGCCCACCGCTTCCCGGACCTCGCCCTCGCCGTACCGGAAGAACAACTCCGCTTCCGCGACTTCTCCATCGTCTACGGCGTCGACTCCCTCCCCGTCCGCCTCCAAGCCACCCCCACCGAACAAGCAGCCGGCTGATCAGCCGGTGGGTTGCGGGTGAGTGAGCTGGATGCGGTCGCCCAGTACGTCGCCGGCCTACCACGCAAACGAGTGGTGGCCGGCGTACTGTTCCGGTCCGCCGACGGGCGGGTGCTACTCGTCGAACCGTCGTACAAGGCGAACTGGGAGATCCCCGGCGGGTCGGTCGAGGCCGACGAATCTCCCTGGGACGGCGCCGTCCGCGAACTGCGCGAGGAACTCAACTGGACGGGCCCTCTCGGCCGCCTCTTGGTGATCGACCACGTGCCCACCCAGACAACCCGCCCCGAAGCCTTGGTCTTCATCTTCGACGGCGGCGTCCTCACCGATGGCGAGGCCGCCGCTCTCAAATTCCCCGACGGTGAACTCGTCTCCGCGGCGTTCTACACCCTCGCCGAAGCCCGCACCCGTTTGAAACCCCTTCTGGCCGACCGGATCACCGTCGCCACCCAAGCAGCCGCCGACGGCACCACAGCCCTCTGCACCTACGGCAAACGCGTCGCCTGAACGTTTCCGGGGCGACGGGGAGTACGGTGAATGTGGCACTAGGTGGTCGGTGGCTGGATCGGGTCGTGACAGGAGTGGGGGTGGGTGGTCACAATGGGCGGTCCGGCCCGAGAGGCGGGTGTCGGATCAGGGAAGGGCCGTCGGCGGGTATGGGCATTGGCGAGGTGGCGGCGGGCCGGGTGAGTACGGCGCCGACCGGCCGGACCGCTGCGCAACAGGCTCCGCGCGGCTCGTCTCCGACGGGTCGGATTGCTGCTGCGATGAGCGGGCGGATCGCCGCCGCGATGACCGCGGCCCAGACCGGTGGGCACGCGATCGCGGCCGCCGAGATCGACGCGATCCGCGCTGAGCTGGGCGGCGTACCGAGCTACACGCTGGCGGCGGCGGAGTACGTACGGGGTGTGACCGCGCACCACGCCAGCGACGCCGACGAGGCGCTCCGGGCGGTGGATGCCTGTATCGAGGTCGCCCGCGCGATCGACGAACCGGGCTGGGAGGCCAACGCGCTCCCGATCCGCATCATCAACCTGGCCCGCAGCGGTCGCGGCGGCGACACCGTCAACGACCTGGTCGCGGCCGAGGCGGCCCTGAACCGGACGAAGGACCCCGGCCTGATCGCCTGGGCGCACACGGGCCTCGGCTACGCCTACGACGTACTCCGCCTTTTCGAACTGTGCATTCCGCATTACGAGCTCGCCACCGGGCTGGACGACGACGTGTTCGAGCTGGCCGAATCGCTCGCGATCGACCGCCTGAACCTCGCCGAAACCTACCTCCGCTGGGCGCACGAACTCGAGCGCCTCGGCGATCCCTTGTATACAAGGGAGATCGAGGAACGCCTCGCGTCCGCCGCGTACTGGTCCCGCGAGGCCGAGCGGGTGATCGTCGACGACGAGTCCCAGGAGTTCTGGCGGCTCAGCGCCCGGCTCCTGCTCGCCGCGGCAGCGACCGCCGAGGACCCGGCGAAGGCGGTCGCCGAGCTGACCGAGATCCGCGACCGGTTCAGCAAGGTGGGCGAGACCGAACGCCTCGCGATCGCCGGCGCCTACCTGGCCAGGGCGTTGCGCGCCGACGGCCGCCTGGACGCGGCGAAGCAGGCCGCGGACCGCGCCGCCGACGACCTGATTCCGTTGGCCGACCCATCGACCCACATCCTCGTCCTGCAGACCCGCTCGGAGATCGACGCGATCGACGGTACGCCGGGAGCCCTGGCCGGATTGGCCTTCGCGCGTTCGGTCGCCCGTGGCTGGTGGAAGGAACGCCAGCGCGCGCTGAACGCCGTACGCCACGCCCTCGCCGTGCACGACCTGCCGGCCCGGCACGACGCCGAATGGCACGCCGCGCGGCAGGATCCGCTGACCGGCATCGGAAATCGCCGTGCCATGGACGAACGGCTGACCGCCGCCCGCGACTCCGGCCGCGCGGTCACCTTGCTGGCTATCGACGTCGACGATCTCAAGTTCGTCAACGACACCTTCGGGCACGCCTGCGGTGACGAATTGCTGCAGGTTGTGGCAAATCTGCTGGTAGAACAGGCGCGAGCCACCGATGCCGTGATTCGATCGGGCGGCGACGAGTTCTTCGTGGTACTCGACCAGCCGGACGCCAAGGGTGGCGCGCAACTGGCGGAGCGGATCCGGGTCGCCGTCGCGGCGATCGCGGCGACCACGGACAAACCGTGGCTGGGCCGGCTCGGACTGAGCCTCGGGTACGCCGCGACCGCGGAGGGACTCGGGGTCGAACAGCTGATCGCGAAGGCCGACCAGCGACTGTACGAGGACAAGCACCGGAAGAAGTGAAGGTGGGGAGGTGTGGTGCGCGAGACGTCGGGGGTGACGGGGCGGATCGCCGCGGCGATGACGCGGGCCCAGTCGGGTCACGCGGTCGACGCGATGGCGGAGATCAACGCGTTGCTCGCCGAGCTCGATCCGGGACCGAGCCACGAGCGGGCCGCCGCGGAGTACGTCCGCGCGGTGGCGGCACATCACGCGACCGACGCGGTCGAGGCGCTGGACGCGGTCGACGGCTGTATCCGGGTCGCCCGCGCGATCGACGAGCCCGGCTGGGAGGCGAATGCGATCGCGGTCCGGATCGTCACGCTGATCCGGACCGGCGAGGGCGGTGACTCGGTCGCGGACCTGGTCGCGGCGGAGAACGCGCTGTCCCGGACACGAGACCTCGGCCTGGCCGGCTGGGGGCACACCGGCCTCGGGTACGCCTATGACCTGCTCCGGCTGTACGAGCTGTGCATCCCGCACTTCGAGCTCGCCGCCGAGGGCGACCACGACCCGCTCGGTCTGCCCGAGTCGCCCGCGATCACCCGGCTCAACCTGGCCGAGTCGAACCTGCGCTGGGCCCACGAGCTCGAGCGGCTCGGCGACCCGTCGTACGACGCCGAGATCGAGGAGCGTCGCCGCGCCGCACACCGCTGGGCCGGTGCGGCGGTCGAGGTGATCGTCGCGGCCGACCTGCTCGGGTACTGGCCGATCGCGGGGCGGCTGTGGCTGGCGGCGAGCAATGCCGACGCGGATGCGGCCGAGGCGGCCGTCATCCTGAAGGACTGCCGCGACCAGCTGGAGAAGCTCGGCGACCTGGAGCTGGCGGCGATCGCAGGCACCTATCTCGCGAAGGCATACCTGACGCTCGGCCGGACCAGTGACGCGCTGGAGGCCGCGGACCGGGCGGCGGGCGATCTGCCCGTCACCTCGGATCCGCCGGTCGAGGCGCTCGTCCGGCACACCGTCGTCCAGGTCATCGCCGCCTCCGGTGATGCCGGTGCGACGACCGGACTGCAGTACGCGCGGGCGATCAGCCGCGGGTGGTGGGCGGAGCGGCTGCGCGGGCTGTACGCCGTCCGCAGCGCGCTCGCGAACCACGAACTCTCGATCCGGCACGACGCCGAATGGCGGGCGGCCCGCGAGGATCCGCTGACCGGCGTGGGAAATCGGCGCGCGCTCGACGAGCGGATGTCGGTCGCGCGGGACTCCGGCCGTTCGGTCGCGGTGGTGGCGATCGACGTGGACAACCTGAAGGTGATCAACGACAGCTTCGGGCACGCCAGCGGCGACGAGGTACTGCGGCGGGTCGGCGCGCTGCTGAAGGAGCAGTGCCGTGCGGAGGACGTCGTCGCGCGGGCCGGCGGGGACGAGTTCGTCGTCGTACTGGACAATCCGGACGAGCGTGGCGCGCCGGAGCTGGTGGAGCGGATCAAGCATGCGGCGGAGCGGGAGGCGGCCGGTGCCGATCAGCCGTGGTTCGCGATGCTGCGGCTGAGTGTGGGGCAGGCCAGCAGTCGGGACGGTACGCCGGTGGCGGAGCTGCTGACCGAGGCGGACCGGCGGATGTACGCCGAGAAGCGCCGGCGCCGTCAGTAGTCCAGAAAGCCTTCTACGACGAGGTTTCCGATCTGCGGGAGGTAGTCGGACAGTACGTCGACCACCGGGCGATCGGTGAGGTCGGCGAGCGCCGCGAGGATCTGCCCGGTACTCAGGTCGCCGTCGCAGGCCCCGACGAAACCGGCCATGATCGTGTCGACCTGCTCGGCCCGGCGCATCCCGCGTTGCCTTCTGAGCACGATCGTCGCCGGGTCGTCCGCGCCCGGTTGGCCGGTGGTCTCCTGGACGACGTCGTCGGCGACGCGCAGGTGCAGGGCGGTCAGGTCCTTGGGCAGCCCTTCGCGGCGCTCGAACCGGTGCAGGACGTGCGGGCCGATCGGGCGTTCGATCTCGTA contains the following coding sequences:
- a CDS encoding NUDIX domain-containing protein, encoding MSELDAVAQYVAGLPRKRVVAGVLFRSADGRVLLVEPSYKANWEIPGGSVEADESPWDGAVRELREELNWTGPLGRLLVIDHVPTQTTRPEALVFIFDGGVLTDGEAAALKFPDGELVSAAFYTLAEARTRLKPLLADRITVATQAAADGTTALCTYGKRVA
- a CDS encoding sensor domain-containing diguanylate cyclase, with product MSGRIAAAMTAAQTGGHAIAAAEIDAIRAELGGVPSYTLAAAEYVRGVTAHHASDADEALRAVDACIEVARAIDEPGWEANALPIRIINLARSGRGGDTVNDLVAAEAALNRTKDPGLIAWAHTGLGYAYDVLRLFELCIPHYELATGLDDDVFELAESLAIDRLNLAETYLRWAHELERLGDPLYTREIEERLASAAYWSREAERVIVDDESQEFWRLSARLLLAAAATAEDPAKAVAELTEIRDRFSKVGETERLAIAGAYLARALRADGRLDAAKQAADRAADDLIPLADPSTHILVLQTRSEIDAIDGTPGALAGLAFARSVARGWWKERQRALNAVRHALAVHDLPARHDAEWHAARQDPLTGIGNRRAMDERLTAARDSGRAVTLLAIDVDDLKFVNDTFGHACGDELLQVVANLLVEQARATDAVIRSGGDEFFVVLDQPDAKGGAQLAERIRVAVAAIAATTDKPWLGRLGLSLGYAATAEGLGVEQLIAKADQRLYEDKHRKK
- a CDS encoding sensor domain-containing diguanylate cyclase, with protein sequence MRETSGVTGRIAAAMTRAQSGHAVDAMAEINALLAELDPGPSHERAAAEYVRAVAAHHATDAVEALDAVDGCIRVARAIDEPGWEANAIAVRIVTLIRTGEGGDSVADLVAAENALSRTRDLGLAGWGHTGLGYAYDLLRLYELCIPHFELAAEGDHDPLGLPESPAITRLNLAESNLRWAHELERLGDPSYDAEIEERRRAAHRWAGAAVEVIVAADLLGYWPIAGRLWLAASNADADAAEAAVILKDCRDQLEKLGDLELAAIAGTYLAKAYLTLGRTSDALEAADRAAGDLPVTSDPPVEALVRHTVVQVIAASGDAGATTGLQYARAISRGWWAERLRGLYAVRSALANHELSIRHDAEWRAAREDPLTGVGNRRALDERMSVARDSGRSVAVVAIDVDNLKVINDSFGHASGDEVLRRVGALLKEQCRAEDVVARAGGDEFVVVLDNPDERGAPELVERIKHAAEREAAGADQPWFAMLRLSVGQASSRDGTPVAELLTEADRRMYAEKRRRRQ
- a CDS encoding DUF2785 domain-containing protein — translated: MTDWAQVRETGFAVPEGRPLGELVAELAGMLRSPDPVVRDRQAYSTLATWIGRGVLPEQELRELGDTMVPRFADTELQARTFAPLILDAIVTAGVFEPSWVPPFERWYVAEDDLRGYDEKLGWLHAVAHGADLLGTLGLHPAVEPVQMLRLGIGRLLTPTPYVLRDMEDDRLGYALAATLTREDLTGTDATDWLDPAIRALSDPPAEGITPEVTNTIRTLRVVYVLAEHGLRVGDAKKLTRIPQREQVKTKLAEVFRTVTPYYL
- a CDS encoding cytochrome P450, which produces MVATYLKRWVGSRILNRSTRKGGLDLSKMRMFPSSVSMPLRRHGLDPVPELAAVRETEPVHKLAHLFGLNIWVVSGHAEAKYVLSNEEDYSHDIRPLVGSDPNKPSEGIGGLGFTDPPDHTRLRKLLTPEFTKRKLARLEPAIEKIVNDQLDLMDAKGPVADIVSDFAFNVPFLLIADLLGVEEQDRDRFRALGPARFDMSGGGIGLFGSASESREFLFEIVRKQRANPGEGLIGSIIRDKGDDIDDVELGGLADGVFLGGYETSASMLALGTLVLLRDPENFERIRNEPGAVDVIVDELLRYLTVVQVAFPRFARHDHELFGQQVKKGDLVAVSLSGADRDKGVFGADAEDFYPRRTVSSAHLAFGHGMHRCVGAELARMELRAAFTALAHRFPDLALAVPEEQLRFRDFSIVYGVDSLPVRLQATPTEQAAG